The DNA segment ATTCGGCCCGCAGGCATGCGCTGGATCACATGGCAAACGAGCGACCCCCAAGGGAGTGAAGGAATCACTTCACTTTCCGCCCAATCCCTGGTAAGTGCTCTCGTTTGGTGGTCTGTTCCCGAAGCAGTCACGTAGCGCCGTTCGCCATAGCGTGGGCAGGCCGACAATACATTACCAATAGATTTCACGTCCCCCGAGACGAGGGGTCGTGCTTGTATTTGCTCCGCCGCCTATTGAAACGACAGCCCGTTGGGTTTCGAAGAAATTTGGGCGGGTCGCGATGTTGGCGGAGGTTTATGAACCGCTTGTTGCTTTGACGTATTCGACCAAGGCGATAACGTTTTCAACGGGGGTCTGCTGGAGGACGCCGTGGCCCAGATTGAAAATATGTCCGGGACGGCCGGCCGCTTGAGCGAGGACTTCGCTGGCTCGCAGGCGAATCTGTTCGGGGTCGCCCAGCAGGACTGCGGGATCGAGGTTTCCTTGGACGGGGCGATCATGGCCAATGCGTTGCCAAGCCGTGTCTAGCGGGATGCGCCAATCCACGCCGACAACCGTTCGGCGATCGCCTCGAAGGAGTGGAAGCAATTCGGGATTGCCGGTTGCAAAATTGATCACGGGAACACCTGGGGTGATCCCCTCAAAAATTTGCTTCATGTGGGGCAGCACAAACTGCCCATAGTCGATCGGGCTGAGGCAGCCTGCCCAGCTGTCGAATAATTGCACGCACTGGGCACCCGCGGCAATCTGTGCGTTTAGGTATCGAACGACCGAACGCGCCAGTTTGCCCATCAAACTATGCCATGCACCTGCATCGGTGTGCATCAGCTGTTTGGTGTGGACGTATTGTCGACTACCACCCCCTTCAATCGCATAACTGGCGAGCGTGAATGGGGAACCGGCAAACCCGATCAGAGGGAGATGTTGCGGCAAATCGGCACGTGTCTGGCGAACCGTTTCAAAAACAAAATCGAGCGAGGAAACGTCTTCTAGTTCTTGGACTCGATCGACTTCGTTGGGAGACCGGATGGGGTTATGGATGACCGGTCCGTCTCCTTTGACAAATTCCAGATCGAAACCCATCGGTTCCAGGATCGGCAATAGGTCGGAAAAGATAATCGCCGCGTCGACTCCAAGACGGTCGACTGCCGTGCACATCACTTCGCTGCAGAGTTCCGGTTTCTTACACAGTTCCAGGAACGACTGTTTGGCTCGGACTTCGCGGTATTCCTGCATGTAGCGTCCCGCCTGTCGCATCAGCCAGATCGGAGTCCGTTCGGTCGATTCGCCGCGGCAGGCCCGCATGAAAAGACTCTCTTGGCTTGGATGTGGTATGCGTTCGCCCGTCACAGGATCCATCACAGTCGTTACTTTCTTGTATTCTCCCAGCGTGCGACATCGTTTTGCGGCTTCAACAACCAGATGTCCCATCTTGGGATGAGGGGGTTCAAAATCAGCGGTTAGTTCACATTCTTGTAGCATTTCGGTCGTGGTCGGACCAATCGATCCGACGACCATGCTTCGCAGACGCGTGCGAAGCCGATCGGTCAGCTTCAGGTGCTCGGCCATGCGGAGCATATTAACAACTTGGTGGCCGCTGGTGACCAGCAGGACATCTCGGTCTCCGGCACAGATCGCTCGGACGTTCTGTTCGAGGGCGGAGGTATCTTCGGGGTATTCCCAGCCGTAGACCTTCAGTGCGAGGACTTGCCCGCCGCGGGCTTCCAGGCCGGCGATCAAGCTGGTGTTGGTGATTCCATATTCCTGTACCGCGACCGTTTGGTATTGCACGGGGGCCACCGAATCGACCAGTTGGAGCAGTTCGCGCCAAGTATTCGGTTCACCCACCTTGAAAGTTGGTTTTAGGCCAAATTCACGCATCGCGGCGACCGGTTTCGGGCCGCGGCAAACGGTGGTGATATCGGACAGTGAATCGAGGAATTGCTGCAGGTCGACATGACGCTCGATCGATTTGATCAATTGTCGAAACCCGACCCCGGTTAAGAGGATTACATAGGTAATTTCGCCCGTCATCACGCGATAGGCAAAATCGATCGCGGGCCGATTGGGTTCGATCGGGACCTCTCGCATCGACGGGCTGACATAGGCAACGCCGTTATGTTTCTCGATCAGCCGAGCCATATCGCCGGGGCGACGGCTTTGCAGGGCGGCGACGCGTAAACCGCCAAAATCGGGATCCATAATGCACTTGTCCGGAATTCAGAGTGGGAAACGTTGGTAGTGGTCCTGTAATCAAAGACGCAGGGAATGTATTGTAGACGCCCCATTCGATTCCGTTAGCCCGTGTCACCGACTATGCCGCGCCGCAGTCTTCGTAGCCTTCGGGCTGCCTTACCACTTGATCGTTACCTTTCGACGGTTGAGGAATTACCCCCACTGCTGACCAGTTCCTCGCTGTTTAACAATGATGCGCCCTTGGAAATCGAGGTCGGGTCCGGGAAAGGGCTGTTCATGCAGACCGCATCGGCAGCCGAACCGGATCACAATTTCCTCGGGATCGAAATCGCCCACAAATACGCTGCCTCGGCGGCCGCTCGCTTGGCTCGTAACGAGCAAAGCAATGCGAGAATGGTGGCAGGGGACGCCGAACCCTTGTTTCAGGCGAAGATCCCCGAGGGCTCTTTAGAGGCGGTTCACGTTTATTTTCCCGATCCTTGGTGGAAGACACGCCACAAGGGGCGGCGGGTTCTTAACGAGGCCTTTATCGAAAATGCCACGCGCTGCCTCAGAATCGGTGGACGCTTTCATTTCTGGACCGATGTCCTCGATTATTTCGAATCGACGATCGAAAAAGCTGCCCTGGTCGCTCCCAATCTTGGGCCTCCCATTCCAGAAATCGCCCCGGCTGCCGAACATGATCTGGACTATCGGACTCACTTTGAAAGGCGGAGCCGAAAGCATCGGATCCCGGTCTATCGCGTTTGTTACCGCAAACAGGCGTAGTCCTCTGCCGCGGTCCGCAGTCAAGTAACCGTTTAAGCCTCACCTCGTTTTCCACTTTCTACTGTTTAGGATTCTATCGGATGTCCTCCACTGACCTGTTGGCTGAACTCCGCTGGCGCGGCCTGATTCATCAATGCACCGATGAGGCGGGTTTAGAAAAATTGCTCAGTGAGCCGCAAACGATCTACATCGGTTTCGATCCAACGGCGACCAGTTTGCACATCGGCGGATTGATGCAGTTAATGCTTCTTCGCAGGTTCCAGAAAGCGGGCCATCGACCGATCGCCTTGGTGGGAGGGGCGACCGGGATGATCGGGGATCCGACGGGTAAAAGTGAAGAGCGGAATCTGCTGACCCCCGAGCAGTTGGCTGCGAATGTGGATGGGATCGCAGCCCAGATGCGTGCATTCATCGATTTTGACGGAGACCAGCCTGCGCTGTTGCTGAACAACCATGACTGGATGAAGGACTTTAGTTTTCTAGATTTCTTGCGTGATGTCGGGAAAAACTTTCCCGTCGGAACCATGCTGGGGAAAGAATCGGTCCGAGCTCGCCTGGAGAGTGAATCGGGGCTGAGCTACACCGAATTTAGTTACCAGTTGTTGCAGGCCTACGATTTTGTGCATCTGGCCCGCGAACACGGGTGTTTCATCCAGGGTGGCGGAAGCGATCAGTGGGGCAATATCACCGCTGGAATCGATTTGGCCCGAAGAATGTTGGGCAAACCGCTGGTCGGTTTAACGGCTCCCCTGCTGCTGACCAGCGACGGTCGCAAAATGGGAAAAACGGAAAAGGGAGCCATCTGGTTGGATCCGCAGCGAACCAGCCCCTACGCCTTTTACCAATACTGGCGGAATGTCGAAGATGTGGATGTGATGCGCTGCATCGCGTTCCTCACGGAAATCGACAAAGAAGAATACGACGAACTGGCGGTCAAGGTCGCCGAGGATCCAGGCCGCCGGGAAGCGCCTCAGCGATTGGCTGAATGGATGACCCGGTTCGTTCACGGTGAAGAAGGTTTGCAGGCGGCTTTGAAAGCCAGCAAGATGTTGTTCGGCGGTGAAATCGATTCGCTAAGCGATAACGCACTGGGAGAAATCTTTGAGGACGTTCCCAGTCAGGAATTCCCCCGATCCGCGCTGGAGGGGGAAGGCCTGTGGGTCGTCGAAGCGTTTCAGAAATCGGGTTTGGCAAGCAGCAATGGGGACGCTCGCCGGACGATTAAAGATGGTGGCGCGTACGTAAACAACCGCCGTGTTGTCGACATGGATAACCGTCTGACCGAAAAGGATCTGGCCAGCGAAACGGTCATGGTCCTGCGAAAAGGAAAACGGAAGTACGCCCTGCTGAAATTTTTGTAAAGGCGTAAAGGCAGGATCGCGCTCTAGCGATCCGAGCGTCGCCTTTCGCTCCGCGAAAGAAAAGTCCTTTTGGAGCTACTTTCGCGGACCGAAAGACTACAAAAACCGTCACCTATCAATTTCGCTGCGGCGCACGTCCAGCTGCCAGCGGATGGTTCGAGGAACCGTGTTCTCTTGAGGCGTGATCTTCAATCGTAGCAGCCGGTTGTCTGTATCCAGGCTCCATTCGGCAGCGGGTTGCTGCGCTGCGGAAGTTTGAGCGTCGATCGCCAGCGGGGTCAGGACCAGTGTCTGCTCTCCGTGCGTCACCTGCGCTTGGTTGTCTTGGATGGCGACTTCGACGTTGTCTGACAACCGGTACTGGCTGCCAAGGGCGAGCGGAAAAATGGGGTAGCGGCAGGCGATGTCGAATTTTAGCGACGGGGTTTTGTCGTTTAAAAACGCTTCCACACTGCTGCTCCAGTGCCCTTGGCCCGCTTGCCCAACGGCGAGAGCTGCATCGTTTTCGCCGATCGGTTCGACCGATAATTGCTGAAGGGGTGGGTCGGCGGGCCAGTTGTCCGAAGCGGTTTCCGCTGGATCGGACTGCAACAGGAGCGTGGGATCGCCGGAGCTGGCGAAACTGAAAATTTGATGCTGGTAGCGGTCGCCGGATCGAGGGAAGCGAATTTCAATCCCGGCGCCGTCCTGATTTTTTACCGATAGCTGTAGAGGTTCCATGTTTAGTCCTCCACCGTTAGTTCTGCAAAACGACGTAGCAATTCCAGTCCGTTGGCTTGGCTTTTTTCGGGGTGGAACTGCGTCGCGAACAGATTTCCGCGGCGGATCATTGCACAGAATTCGCCTCCGTAATCGCAGGTCAGGGCAACCACATTGGGATCGGCCGGGACGACGTAGTAGGAGTGTACAAAATAGAAGTACGCCTCCGCGATATTGTCGGGCAAGATCGGTGCCGTCGGTGGGCAGACGTTCACTGTGTTCCAGCCCATGTGTGGAACTTTAAAGCCTGCGGGGCGCTGGAAGCGGACGACTTCGCCTGGCAAAACGCCCAAACCTTCGAATGTTCCACCTTCATACCCGGTGTCAAACAGCAACTGCAGGCCTAAGCAGATTCCAAGGAAGGGGCGGTTGGTCTGGCAGTAGTCCTGGAGTGGCGAAACCAGGTCACGTCGTTTCAGTTCGGCCATCGCCTCGCCGAAACCACCGACGCCGGGCAGGATTAGCCTCTCCGCAGCCGCGATTTCCTTGGGATCGGAGGTGATGTGAGCGGTCGCGCCGACTCGCTCCATCGCTTTTTGGACACTCCGGAGATTGCCCATTTGGTAGTCAACAATGGTGATCATCTGCTTAGCAATACAAGCGAGTCAGGGGCTAGCGGGGAAAATCAAGCTTTAGAAACCTAATCGCCTGAACGGATGGTGTAAACAAACGGATAGTCCGTAGCCGGTATTTTCGGTTCCCCAATAGCGATAGCGCTGGGAATTTCGTGTACGGCGGCCGATCTGATACGTTATAGGGGTGAGGGATTATTATCGATAAACGGTTATCAATCCCATAATGATTGATATTTTGGGTTCTGGAGTCCAAACTGTGTATGGGGCTCATTGCTGTGAATGCAATCAATTAACCAAAGGATTGGCGTTGCTGCTGTTGCTGGAGAGTGAAAGTTGCTCTCTCGGCGGGTGTGGTTTCGCCATGATCCGAGGACTTTTCCGTTCGGCCACTGCTCTAATCTGAGTCGCTTGAATGTCAATCGATAGCGTGCCCTCTTACGATTCCGCATCATCGCGAACCCCTGTTCCTTTGGCTGGGGGGCCGGATAGTGGTGCGTCAGAGGATTTGCTGCAGGACGTTCATGTCGATGAGGACGAGGAAGGTCTGTACGAGGATGAAGAGGAGGAAGGTGAAGAATGGTTCACCGATGAATCGGTTGCATTCGTCGCCAGTCTGCTGACGCACATGGCGATTTTGCTGGGATTGGCGTTTATCCCCATCCTTATCGAAAAAGATCCTTCGGCGGTTGTTCTGGTCAGTTCGCCTCCTGAATATGACCAAGAACGTGTCGAAGTCATCACCGACATTGCCTACAGTTTGGCTCCGAGTGAAAAAATTGGAGCGAACAGCGAAGCCGAAGCCGAGCTTTCCGAAGCCTCTGCAGAAATGTTCGCCGAAGTCGCCGAGATCCCGCAGCCGATCGATTTGCGTGAAAGCCCCATCGCGACGATCAACATTTCCAAAATGTTTCAGGAAGCGGTCGCACCGGTCGATCGTCTGAAAGAACTGAAGGGAAAGACCGGCGTCGGTGCCGTGGGAGCCGCCGGTGCGGTCGATCGTTTGACCTGGGAAATCCTCCAGTCGATGCAAGAACGGCCGACACTGGTCGTGTGGCTGTTTGATCAAAGTGGCTCTTTGCATCGCCAGCGACAAGAAATTCGTGATCGGTTCGACCGAATCTATAAAGAATTGAAGCTTGTCGAAGAAAGCGGCCACGAAGCGTTCGAACGACAGGACCCCAGTACCGCTCAGCTGGTTACCAGTATCTTTGGGTTTGGGCAAAAGGTGGAATTGCTGACTCCCGAACCGATTGTCGATCTGGCTGAAATTAAAAGTATTGTCGATAACATCCAGGTCGATTCGTCCGGGGTGGAGCAAGTCTTTACTGCCATTTACTCCGCGGCCCGTGAATACAAGGGCTTGCGTCGCCACCGCTTGGGCGTGGGGGCTCAGAGGAATGTCATGCTGGTCGTGGTCACCGACGAACGGGGCGACGATGCGGATGGGCTGAACCCAACGATCGATATCTGCCGCAAGTATGGCATGCCGGTTTACGTCATCGGAGTCCCTGCACCGTTTGGACGCGAAACAACGTTTGTAAAATATGTCGACCCCGACCCGAAGTACGACCAGTCCCCGCAGTGGGCTCAAGTCGATCAAGGGCCTGAATCGCTGTTGCCCGAACGGGTCAAGATTGGGTTCACCGGGAACTATGCCGAAGAGCCCGTCATGGATAGTGGGTTTGGACCCTTCTCGCTCACGCGGCTTTGCTACGACACCGGGGGCATCTATTTCACGGTGCACCCCAACCGGAATGTGAACCGCCGTGTGAAGGGGAGCGAGATCGAAGCGTTCTCGGCGAATATGTCCTACTTCTTTGATCCCAACACGATGGCCCCATATCGGCCAGATTACGTTTCGAAAGAGGACTACGAGCGATTGGTGCAGTCCAGTCCGATGCGTCAAGCATTGGTCGCGGCCGCTCAGTTGCCCGGCGTCGATCGATTAGAACGCCCTCAGACTCGGTTTGTGAAGCGGAGTGAAGCGGGCTTGGTTGGGGATCTGACCACTGCCCAGCAAGACGCTGCAAAGCTGGAACCGCGAATCAACCGGATGGCCGACGTTTTGCTGCGTGGCGAAGATGGACGCAACGATGAAACCAGTCCTCGCTGGCAAGCAGGTTTTGATCTGGCCCTCGGCCGGGTACTGGCATTGAAAGTGCGTACGGAGACCTACAACGCGATGCTCGCGGCTGCCAAGCGAGGCATGCCCTTTAAGGATGAGAAGAACAACACCTGGGTGATTGCCCCTGACGCTGAAATCAGCGTTGGAAGTAAATGGGAGCGACAGTCGGCTCAGGCGGTCGAACTGCTTGAACGTGTTGTTAAGGAGCATGCAGGAACCCCGTGGGCGATCCTTGCCAAGCAAGAATTGGAAACGCCTCTTGGGTGGAAGTGGAAAGAAGAGTTCACCGATTTGAACCCGCGTCCCGCTGGCGGCGGCAACAATAACAACAACAATAATCCTCCGCCGAGCGACGATAAAAAACGGATGCTCAAAAAAGCCCCCAAGCGTCCAATCCCAAAACTGTAGTTCAGCCGAGGGGTGGATGGTTTGATGATGCCGTTGTTATCTGTGTCGGTTGTGCTTTCTGCAAACGCTTTCTTTTAGTGGATGTTGGGTCTATGTTGCGTGGACTGGTGGGCGGTTTCGCCGTTTTGGCTTGTGCGGCACTCGCTTCGGGTGGGCAGTTTAATCGAATCTTAGATATCGGCGATCCAGCCCCCGAATGGTCGGCGCTGCCAGGCACCGATGGAAAGACGCATGACGCAAAATCGCTTGCGGGCGCTCCGGTGGTGGTGGTCGTTTTCACCTGCAACAGCTGCCCCTATGCCGTCGATGCGGAGGAGCGAATCGTTCAGCTGCACGCCGACTACGCGGCCAAAAACGTGGCTGTCGTAGCGATCAACGTCAACTTGGTCGAAGAGGATCGGCTGCCGGCGATGAAAGAGAAAGTTGAAGCGAACGGTTGGAAGTTCCCGTATCTGTTTGACGAAAGCCAGCAGATCGCCAAGGAATTCGGAGCCAAATACACGCCGGAGGTTTACGTTTTGGATCGTGAACGCAAAGTCGCTTACATGGGGTCCATGGACGATAGTCCAGACGGCAAGAATGTAACGAAGACCTACGTGCGAGATGCCATCGACGCAGTCCTCGAGGGCCGTGACGTCGCTACCGCCGAAACCGTTCCTGTAGGCTGCCGAATTCGAATGTCCCGCCGCCGCTAAGCGGGCAGTCGCGTCAATCGGAAACGGAGAAAGCTTGTCGCCTTTCGCGGCGCGAAAAAACGTCTTTTTGGGAGCTGCTTTCGCGGCGCGAAAGGCGACAAAAACCGTCATTTGTAAATTTCGCTTCCGCCGGTTCTGTAGGTCGTGGCGAGAGAATGTTTGGCGTTCTCTCAGTGCCCGCCTTTTTTTCGATACTTGTTTGGGTTCTCCGCTTTTCCTGTGATCTCATACAAGAACCGGCTAGGCGTGGTTGGCCGCGGTTTCCCCCAGCGGCGGCGGGTGAGCGCCATCGAAAGGGTGAGCGTTTCCTGGGCTCGGGTGACACCGACGTAACAGAGGCGTCTTTCTTCGGCGATGTCGTTCTCGCTGCCACTCTTGACGCTTCGTCCGTGGGGCAGCAGACCTTCTTCCATCCCGACCATGTAGACGACGGGGAATTCCAAGCCTTTGGCCGCATGCATCGTCAGCAGCCAGACGGCGTTCTTTTGCGCTAGCTTGTCTTTCTCGTTCCCCATTTCTCGTCCGGCGAGCACCGTTTCGGAGAGGAAACCGGCAAGGTCGGGATCTTTGTCGCGGTCCTCGTAGGCCGAAATCGCATTGACCAGTTCTTGGATCGAATTGGTTCTTGCTTCGATCTCTTCGGGTTCGTTGTAGACCCTGCGGATTTCTGCAAAGTACTGCGTCCGTTCGATCAGCGTTTGGACCGCCCCGGTCAGCGACCCCAGGGTGGCTTCTTGAACGTCTTTCAGCAGCGACCGTAGGCTGTCGACGCCACGTTGTGCGGCTGGAGGCAGGTCCGACACAGCGTCTGGATCGGCCATGATTTGCCAAGCCGGTTTACCGCCCTGAACGGCTCGTGAAATGATTTCCTGAACCGATTTGTTTCCTAAGCCGCGCGGCGGCGTATTGATAACACGCAGGAGCGAGATTTCGTCGTTGGGCTGGTCGATCCATTTCAGGTAGGCCAACAGGTCTCGGATTTCGCGACGGTCAAAGAAAGATTGGCTTCCCAGCATCACGTAGGGAACGTTCATCTTTCTTAATTCCGTTTCGAACAAACGCGGCTGTTCGTTTGTGCGGAATAGAATCGCAACGTCGCGAGGTTCGTAGCGGCCGCGATCAAGCAGTCGGGCAATTTCGCCAACGACCAATTTTGATTCCTCGGTTTCATCCTTCAGCTGCAGGATCCGAGGTCGTTGGCCGACCGCGCGGATCGGGCGAAGGGTTTTGTCGTGCCGCGTTGCATTGAATTCGATCAAGCGGTTGGCCATTTCCAGGATTTGGCCGCTCGATCGATAATTGTCTTCCAGTCGAACGACCGTTGCGTCCGGCCAGTCCTTGTTGAAATTCAGGATGTGCGTAACGTCGGCGCCGCGCCAGCCATAGATCGATTGATCGTCATCCCCGACGACGCACAGGTTGCGGTGGGATTCCGACAGGCACTTAATGATCCGGTATTGGCTGCCGTTGGTGTCTTGGTATTCGTCGACCAAGATATGGTCGTATTTGCTGGATTCTTCTTTGCGGACTTCCTCGTCCTCTTGGAGAAGCATTTCGGTGTGGACCAGCAGGTCATCAAAATCCATCGCTCCGCACGAGCGGAGGCCATCCTGGTAGCGGCGGTAGGCGCTCGCAGCCAAGTGTTCTTTGTCGGTTTCGGCGACCGATCCAGCATCGGCGGGGAGGATGGATTGATTTTTCCAGCCACCAATAATCGACAGCAGGTCTCCCGGTTTCAGGGCGGTTCCTGGTAGCCGCAAATCGCGCAATACCGCACGCGCGAGCGATTCTTGATCACTTCGGTCATAAATTGCGAATTTAGCGGGAAAGCCAATCCGTTTGGCGTGCCGGCGCAGAATGCGAACGCACTGCGAATGGAACGTGCCAATCGTCGGTTTGGGGCTTTTGTCCGCCTTCCCTTTGCTGGAACGCTTTTTGGGGCCGATCAACTCGGTGACCCGCTCCTGCATTTCCCCAGCGGCTTTGTTGGTGAAAGTCACCGCCAAAATTCGGTCGGGGGAGGTTCCATGGCGGATCAGGTTGGCAATCCGGAAGGTCACCACGCGGGTCTTGCCCGTGCCAGCGCCTGCCAGAACCAACATTGGTCCTTTGAGTGTTTCGACGGCCTGTTTTTGGGCCGGATTCAGTCCATGCGTCATGGTCGCGAATGGTAGCGACCAAAAGTCAAATCGAGAAGCGGAGGGTTCTCAATTGGGGGCGAAATGCCGCTCCCCAAAGGTGATTAAGCCGCCGATTCGGTCAACTGCAGGGCGTCAAGCAGGTTTTCGAAACGCTCATCTGCCGCACGACGACGTTGTAGTCGTTCGTTGACGTCCCAACTGGACCGGATGGCCAGGACCCGAGCGGCGATTTCGATGTCCGATAAAACCGTCTCATTTTGAGAGCGACGGTTCGAATTTGCGACGCGGTTGGTTGTGTTCTGAGTCTGAGTTTGAACTGGGGCGTTTTCAATAGCAGTTGACATCGTGGTTTCTCCTGAAAGCGAAACATTGGTGACGCTTGGGCCGGGAGACTGTTTATAAGCCATCTCCGTAGGGCTTCGCTGGCCAACCTATGACCAGCTTTGAATCGTTCACCGCGAAGGTTGGTGATTCAATGATTGACTCTTAAGGCAATCATCGTGCCAATTACACTTATTGACGCAATCGACATAAAGAAGTTCGCCGGAAGAACCGTCAAATTGGTAAGAAACGTAGGAAAACGTGCCGAATTTTTTTGCAGGTCGGCTGATTCACGTTTTAAAAACGCAATGGTCAGTGATCGGTCGGCCAACATTTCGTTTCAAAATCTTGCAAGGTTTGCAACCGACCACCAGGAAGTTCGGTGATCTGGAGGCCTTCGTCGACCAAGGAAATGCAGGAAATTAGCTGTTTCAGGTCTTCCCGGAAGCAGTTTGCATGCAAGTGCACAAATTGCAATTGTTGCCCATTGTCGTACAACATGCCGGTAATCTGCCGTTGTAGCAGGCCGTCGATCATCCAGACAAAATATCCATCCAGTTCCAGGTCCAGCTTCGGTAATTCGGCCAGCCGGTCTGCGGAAGCTTCGAAACTGAGCTGAAGCGGGGTTCCGCTGGCTCCGGTGATTTGGATTTCAAATTTAGCTAAGCTCAAAGCAATCGGTCTCAAATGAAAAAAACGGAACGGGCGGCCCATATTCAGGAGCAATTGGCGGAACGGTATCCGGATCCTCCTATCCCCCTAGATCATACCGATCCCTTTACGCTTTTGGTGGCCGTCCTGTTAAGTGCCCAGTGTACCGACAAGAAAGTCAACGAAATCACCCCCGCTCTGTTCCGTGCCGGAGGGACGCCGGAGGCAATGTCTAAATTAGGGGTGGAGGCGATTCTGGAGATCATCCGCCCGCTTGGCTTGGCACCACAAAAGGCAAAAGCGATCGATGGTCTTTCCAGACGTTTGATCGATGTGTACGACAGTCAGGTCCCCGATAGTTTTGAAGCGTTAGAATCGTTGCCAGGGGTTGGGCACAAAACGGCAAGTGTGGTGATGGCCCAAGCCTTCGGCCATCCGGCTTTTCCGGTCGATACGCACATCCATCGTTTGGCTCAGCGGTGGGGTTTGACCGATGGCCGTAGCGTCAAACAAACCGAGCAGGATTTGAAACGTCTTTTTCCGCGAGAATCGTGGAACGAACTGCATTTGCAAATCATTTTTTACGGCCGTGAATTTTGTACCGCTCGCGGCTGCGACGGCACCAAGTGCCCGCTCTGTCGTGAACTGTACCCGCGCCGCCGAAGTCCGGTGGTGCATCGAAAAGCGTAAGACACTGTAAAGCGTAAGACATCGTTATGA comes from the Roseimaritima multifibrata genome and includes:
- a CDS encoding ATP-dependent helicase; protein product: MTHGLNPAQKQAVETLKGPMLVLAGAGTGKTRVVTFRIANLIRHGTSPDRILAVTFTNKAAGEMQERVTELIGPKKRSSKGKADKSPKPTIGTFHSQCVRILRRHAKRIGFPAKFAIYDRSDQESLARAVLRDLRLPGTALKPGDLLSIIGGWKNQSILPADAGSVAETDKEHLAASAYRRYQDGLRSCGAMDFDDLLVHTEMLLQEDEEVRKEESSKYDHILVDEYQDTNGSQYRIIKCLSESHRNLCVVGDDDQSIYGWRGADVTHILNFNKDWPDATVVRLEDNYRSSGQILEMANRLIEFNATRHDKTLRPIRAVGQRPRILQLKDETEESKLVVGEIARLLDRGRYEPRDVAILFRTNEQPRLFETELRKMNVPYVMLGSQSFFDRREIRDLLAYLKWIDQPNDEISLLRVINTPPRGLGNKSVQEIISRAVQGGKPAWQIMADPDAVSDLPPAAQRGVDSLRSLLKDVQEATLGSLTGAVQTLIERTQYFAEIRRVYNEPEEIEARTNSIQELVNAISAYEDRDKDPDLAGFLSETVLAGREMGNEKDKLAQKNAVWLLTMHAAKGLEFPVVYMVGMEEGLLPHGRSVKSGSENDIAEERRLCYVGVTRAQETLTLSMALTRRRWGKPRPTTPSRFLYEITGKAENPNKYRKKGGH
- the nth gene encoding endonuclease III — its product is MKKTERAAHIQEQLAERYPDPPIPLDHTDPFTLLVAVLLSAQCTDKKVNEITPALFRAGGTPEAMSKLGVEAILEIIRPLGLAPQKAKAIDGLSRRLIDVYDSQVPDSFEALESLPGVGHKTASVVMAQAFGHPAFPVDTHIHRLAQRWGLTDGRSVKQTEQDLKRLFPRESWNELHLQIIFYGREFCTARGCDGTKCPLCRELYPRRRSPVVHRKA